The Thermosinus carboxydivorans Nor1 genomic sequence GTGACAATCTGGTAGTGGCTGATTTTGCCTTCTTCAAAGCGCAGCCAGTGGCCCAGCGCGCCGCGCATAGCTTCCAGAAGGCCGACGCCTTCGCCGCGGGGTGGCAGGGTATAGGGCGCCAGCGTGGGCGCGCCGGGAGCTATCCGCGCCAGCCATTCCTGGGCCAGCCGGCAGATTTTGAGCGCCTCGCGGGCCCGGGCGATCAGGCGGTCCATGACCGAGATGCCGCGCCGGTACTCACCGCTGATCCATGCCCTAGCCAGCGGTCCGGTCTCGGCCGGCAGACGGCCATAGCGCGGCGCCTTGCACCACGAGTAGGCCGCTGACTTGTCCGGGGCGGCTGCGGTGCGGCCCTCGATAGGGTGACGGCTTTCCTGATCGTCCTGATACCAGCCATGGTGAATGTGCTCGGTGATGCGGGTGAGGTCAAGCGGTTGGGGGAGGCCGCCGTTCTCCACCAGGCCGACGGGAAAGGCAGGCTGGCCGGTGCCCGGCTCGGGAAACCCGCCGTACGACAGGAAATGACCATAGCCCCGGCCGATGGTGAAATAGTCTTGATAGTACTCGGCGATGGTCAGTACGTCCGCAAGGTAGACTTTTTCCACCCATTCCTTGATTTCTTGCAAAATGGCACCATAGGCCATCAGCCGCTCGGCATTCGCCCGTTCGGTCACGCCGGTAGGCATGATGGTTTGTTGGTGGGGGGCTTTGGCACCAAACAATGCCATCATTTCATGTGCGCGGGCGGCCAGGTCGAGGGCGGGGCGGACATGGCCGAACAGTTCGTCGTTGAGCTTTTTGGGCAAGCGAAAGTCGCCCTTGGTGCGGGGGAAAAACGGGGCGCTGTCCGGCCCGGTCACATAGTCGGGCAGGACCAGCAGGTAAAAATGGCGCAGGTGGTTTTGCAGAAAATCGGCGGCCATCAGCAGGTTGATGAGATACTGGCCGGCCGGC encodes the following:
- a CDS encoding nickel-dependent hydrogenase large subunit → MTVKTLFPVTRIHEPIRVEVDVQGGRVVDAWIGACLFRGVELMLTGRDVRDAPLFVQRICGICSSAHAVAAAQALASACRVQPTPAGQYLINLLMAADFLQNHLRHFYLLVLPDYVTGPDSAPFFPRTKGDFRLPKKLNDELFGHVRPALDLAARAHEMMALFGAKAPHQQTIMPTGVTERANAERLMAYGAILQEIKEWVEKVYLADVLTIAEYYQDYFTIGRGYGHFLSYGGFPEPGTGQPAFPVGLVENGGLPQPLDLTRITEHIHHGWYQDDQESRHPIEGRTAAAPDKSAAYSWCKAPRYGRLPAETGPLARAWISGEYRRGISVMDRLIARAREALKICRLAQEWLARIAPGAPTLAPYTLPPRGEGVGLLEAMRGALGHWLRFEEGKISHYQIVTPTAWNFSPRDNLGQRGPVEEALIGTPIAAPESLIEVGRVIRSFDPCFTCAAHLISAPLRQHLRQAGCIPDRRPAGKILTDLGGFPQ